Genomic segment of Cyanobacterium sp. T60_A2020_053:
CGATTTTTTTGTTGGTTCGTTTACATCCCCCGTTGATTTCAGTGGGTATTTTTTTTGTTGAGAAATTCAACGGGGGTCTTTCACTCACATTTCAAGATAAAGCAAAACTTATATCAAGTTGGTTTAATCAAAAATAATCTTAGTTCAATTTATTGAACGTAATCCCGTTGGTTCCGTGTAATTCATTACACGGTGGGGTGTAGGACTTATAACTCATAATTAACCATTTTCCCCCTTTTAAAAAAGCGCCCTTCACCTCAACACTAACGATGCCATTTTGTCACGCCACCCGGTGCATCAATCAAAGTAATCCCTTGCTCTTTTAACAAATCTCGAATCCTATCCCCTTCTGCATAATTTTTTGCCTTTCGAGCCTCTAACCTTTGTTGTACTAAGGTTTCAATCTCATTATCTGTGATGTCATCGGTAGAAGAAGATTGATCCAGCGCCCTCCCCTCTAATCCCAACACTCCAGCGAGGGTAACTAAAGTATGCCATTTATCCCCTAACTCTTGAGAAGAAAGAGTAGTTTGTCCCTCATGGGTGAGGATATTACCTTCACGGCGTAACTCTTTAGCAAGGTCAAATAAAATTGCCAATCCTGAAGCAAAATTAAAATCTTGATCCACCTCTTGACAAAAAGCCCCTTGAACTGATTTAATAATACTATGCTCGTCTTTTTGTGTCCAATTTAAGGCTTTACCGTACTTGTCAGCAAAAGTTAACCCTTCCAGTAGAGTATGCCAACCATTAGTGGCAGAAGCCATGGCATCCTCAGTAAAATCAATGGGTTTACGATAATTAGCCTGAAGAATAAACAAACGCACTGCCATGGGGTCATATTTTGCCAATAATTCCCGAATAGTAATAAAATTACCGAGAGATTTTGACATTTTTTCCCCTGCCACCTTCACCATGCCATTATGTAACCAATAATTAGCAAGAGGTTTACCCGTAACCGCTTCCGATTGGGCGATTTCATTTTCGTGGTGAGGAAAAACTAAATCATTGCCTCCCGCGTGAATATCAATGGTTTCCCCCAACATATCTCTGACCATGGCAGAGCATTCAATATGCCAACCCGGGCGCCCTTCACCCCATTTTGACTCAAAACTAGGCTCATCAGGCTTAGCTGACTTCCACAGGGCAAAATCAAAGGGATTTTTTTTCACTGCTTCCGATTGATTTACCCTACCACTAGCACCGGCTTGTAATTCATCTAATTTACGCCCTGATAACTTACCATAAGATGCAAACTTGGCTACTTCATAGTAAACATCCCCTGCCGTAGCATAAGCATAACCTTTTTGTTCCAATTCCCAGATCAAGTTTTTGATACCGTCAAGGGCATGGGTAGCACGGGGATAAGCGTCAGCTGGTTGTACATTTAGCTGTTGCATATCCTCAAAATAGGCTTGAATAAAACGCTCTGATACTGCTTCCATGGTGGTATTTTCCCGTTTAGCACGATTGAGAATCTTATCATCAATATCCGTAAAATTCTGAATATAAGTTACAGAATAACCGCGCCATTGTAAGTAACGCCTTACTACATCCCATATAATACAAGTTCTCCCATGACCTAAGTGACAATAATCATACACAGTAATACCACAGCAATACATTTTGACTTCTTGAGGTGTCAGGGTGATAAAGTCTTCTAATTGTCGAGTTAAAGTATTGTAAAGGGTTATATTACTACGGTGAGTCATTGTATCTATGGGATGGAGGTTGTGAAAATTATATAGCAATCTTTCCTTCTTTCTAAGCTAATTCTTAGAATTTATCTGTTTTTAGAGCAATGCTATATCGGTTATGGGAATAATATCATCAGAATAGGGCAAAGTTAACATTTTTTACTTGGTAAACTGTTTGCCTATTTACTGTTAATTTATCATACTAAAAGTCGGAAAAGCATTTTAAAATCAATGAAACCGTTTTTTTCTCTGCGCTTTAGGATTATTTTATTATTTATTTTACCGATGACGGGCGCTATGGGATTATTTGGCTATATTTCCTTTTCATGGCGATGAATGTTTATATCAAGTGGCACAAGCGATGAGTAATGCGATGAAGCGCGCCCGGGAATTAGTAGCGAGATATGGTGGAGAAGAATTTGCCGTAATATTACCCCATATCGATTCCCCACAGGCTCTCAGTTTAGCAAAGTTGATGCAAGAAAATATTAGAGGAAATCAGACGAGAGGGAGATTTGGTGGCAAGGTATGGAGGAGAAGAGTTTGTAGTAATTTTATCTCACACTTGCTCGGAGGAAGCCTCTCAAGTTGCCAAGCGCCTTTGTGACAAGGTTAGGTCTTTGAATATTCCCCATGAAAGCTCTTCCTTTGGCTATGTTACCATCAGCATGGGGGTAGTTTGTCAGGTGCCTAGCAGTGATGAAACCCCAGAAAAGTTGATTTTAAAGGCTGATAATGCTTTATACTCAGCTAAACATCAAGGCAGAAATCAATTTATTATTGCTTAATTTAATTAGGGTTTCCTGAAAAAATCTTCTGGTAAAGTTTCTGGGTAATAACTATTCAGGAAAAGTTGACCCACTGTTTTGAGCTAAGAAATGATGGTGGTATGATGCACCCCTAATTTAAGAATGGACAATGAATTATTAAAAAACCAATTACCCACCAATCAATTAGATTTCTTTTTTCATTCTTTCGAGGGTAAAGTGCATTTGTTGAAACATTTGTTCTGGAGTTGTGCCAAATTGACCTAACTGAGTTTTTAATTGCTCTACCGTCATTTTTGCCATAAAATCATCAGACAATTCAAATCGCTTCATAAAAATATGATAACGTTCCATCATATTTTCCATCTTGTCAATAAATATTTTTTTCCCTTCTCGGTCAAATTTCCCAAACTCACTACCGAGACGACTTAAAGACTGATAATCCTCAAATAGTTGTTTTGCTTCTTGTTGTACTACTTCCGAATCAAAAAATCCCATTTTTTTTCCTCAGCTTAAATAATTTTATTATATAGAAAAATTTTTTTGTATTTTTATCTAAATTTAATTATAGAATTAGAGACATTACTTTAAAAATACGGTTTTCCGTATTATACTGTGGTGGAACAATTCTCTTTAGACTCATTTGAAGGTCACGGAAAAAAGAAAATAATTGCGATTTTACTAGCATTTGTAGGGGCTATAGCGCCCTTCGGCGGATTACATAAATTTTATGTGGGGCAACCGATTTGGGGCGCAATTTATCTATTCTTAGGATGGCATAGCCCCATTACACGCATTGCTTGTGCGGTGGATGCGGTGTTGTATATTGCCCAATTTTCCAGCCAGTGGGGTTTTCAGAATAATTCAGCAACCACTACAACCATTACACAAATCAATCAGCAATCTTTACAAGCTAAAAGCACCGTAGAAATAGCGGAGGCTATTCGCCAATTAGAAAGCCTACGTCAAGAAGGTTTGGTATCGGAGTATGAATTTGAGCAAAAACGCCGTCAATTATTGGATTAAATTACTTAGGGTGTGCTGAAAAAGTATTTTAGTGAAGGTAGGGAAGAGGGAAGAGGGGAAGGGGAAAAGTCGGAAATATTTATAATATCAAGTCCGTTTGATCAGCCGAAGGCTGCCGCTGCGCGATCACTTATAAATCAATTCAACATAATCTTAGTTCAATTTATTGAACGAAAAACTGTTGGTTCCGTGTAATTCATTACACGGTGGGGAAATTGCGAAGATACCATCTATTTATAACGGATTATCCGAACTTTATATAAATTAAAGACTTTAGCCAAATAGTTATGTTTCATAAGTTGCTCATTCATATCAATATTTTTTGTTTCTCGCAAAGGCGCGAAGACGCAAAGGAAATCTTTGTAGCAATCTAAAGTATGGTTTAAGGAAATGAAAACTGCTGTAATCAAAAAAAGTACCCGTTTTTAATGGTGGTTTCATTGGTTTTACTGTCATAATCCAGTAAATATTCTCGGTTAATAACTTCTTGTTGTCGCAGTTGTTGCACTTCCATTTCACCAATTTCGGTATCAGTGGATAGTAATATGACTTGGTGAGAGGCGCTGGGAAAGTATCTTTCCAAGAGATTATGGCGATGGCTGGAGTCTAGTCGGGCGAGGGGGGTATCAATGGCGACGGGTAAAGGGCGCGTTGTCACTTTGGCTAATCCCCACAGCAGGGAAATGGCGAGGAGTTGTTTTTCTCCGGCTGATAGTCTATTTTTACTAATTTGATTTCCTTCTGTGCCGTAAATACTCAAGGAAAAGTCTTTTTCATCAATGGCAATTCTCTGTACAAAGTTTGATTTGTGCAGTAGATAACGAAAGGAATTGGTTACTTCTAATTCTAGTCTATTTAATTTTTTCTGGGTTATTTTTTCTTTGAATAATACTAAGGTTTCTTTTACTTTTGGCATCATTTCGGTGAGGTGTTGCGTATCTAAATCGTTAATTTTTCTGTTGCTGTAGCTTTCTACTTCTTTCTTTTTTGTCGTGATATTTCGGTCTAAGTTTTCTCGCTCTTTTTTCAAAATTTCTAGCTGAGATTTACTATTCATTACTTCTTGATGAGCTTGATTATAGGCTAATTCTAATTCTTGATATGTTTTTGGGGATTGAGTTTTGGCAATGATTAAGTCGAGGTTATCTAATTCTTGGTTTAATTCTTGCTTTTTTTCGATTAATTCTTGGGCTTTTTTTTGTTGATTTGGTAAGTTATAGGTTAAAAGACTTTGTATATATAGAAAGTCTTTTTCCTTTCCTTCTAAATAGTTATTAGCTATGTTAATTTTTTCTTGATTTTCTTTTTGCTTATGGTCGATATAAAGTTTTATTTTTGAATATTTTTCTTCTGATAGGTTCAAGTCTTTTAAAAAAATTAATAATTCTTGATCTTTAATATTTAGTAATTCATGGGCGCTAATTAATTTTTTGTTTTCTTCTTCTTCTGCTAATTGTTGTTTTAATTGGTGGAGGGCGCTAAGGATGAGATTAAGGGGTAAAGATTGAGATGCTAATTGTCTTAGTTGACAATAAACTTCTTCAATTTGTTTATTAGTTTCTTCCCTTTTTTGTTGGAGTTGAGATTTTTTGGAAGCAATTTTGTTCCCTTCTTCTCGAAAACTAATGGAGGTTTTATTATATATTTTTTGAGCTTGTTTTAATTGTTTTTCTGCATTGTCTAAGTCTTTAATTAGTAACTTTCTATTATTTTCTAATGCTTGTAATTCTTGTTCTAGTTGTGTTAATTTTTTTTGTTCTTTTTCTTGTAAAGATGCTTTTTGTTTGCGACTAATTAATACATCCAAATCAATAGATAATTGATCGGCTAATTCTAGTCCTAGTAATGATTTCATGGCACTAATGACTAATGGTGAGGGGGTGTCTTTTTCAGCTAATTCTTTGACTTGTTCACCATCAAAAAGAAATAAGTTAGATATACCTAAAGGTAATACTTCTTCGATATAATCATCCCAATGATCGATTAAATTTAGGTCGGGAAATTCTCCTTCAATAATACCTAAATTATCCTTACCATCTTTGACGTTATGTTGCCAATAGCGCACGATTTTTAGTTCAATCCATTGGTCATTAATTAAATGTTCAAAGGTTAATTCAATTTTGGTATTTTCACCTAGTTTGGCATGGCGATTAATGGATTTTAATAAGAAGTCATTATAACTGGAATTATTTTTTTGAGCGCACTCCGCCCTACGTCCATAAAGTGCTAATTTAAGACTATCTAAAAGGGTTGTTTTTCCGCCTCCATTCATACCGCCTATTAAAATAATTGGAGCGTTATTTTCTGCGGTGACGGGCGCTAGATTTATGATATTTCTTCCTCGATATGGTCCAAAATTTTCTAAAATTAATTCTTTAAATATCATTATTTAAGTATGACAAATTGCTGATTGAGACTAGGAAAGAGAAAAATTATGAATGAAAAATTATGAATTATGAATTATGAATTATGAAGTTTTAATACTTAATTATCAATTGTCCATTATCAATTATCCATTATCAATTACCATAGATAAAGTGGGAAAGATTCCCCTTTATAAAAGTGGGATTTTGTGGCTGGAAGTTCGATAAATCCATCACTTTGTGCTAAGGCAATAAATTCTCCTGAGTTTTTGATGGCAAGGGGAAGGGCGCTGGTGGTAGCATCTTCACTATAACTGATTTTTACGGGTTGAAAATATGTTAAATTCGGTTCAAAAATGACGTCTTGAGTTAGTTTGGCATATTGTGGGGGATTTTGGAGAATATAACGATGTAGGCACACTAAACTAGAAACGGGATTGCCGGGTAAGCCAAAAATCATGGTTTTTCGCTCATAGTCAACACCCAACCAAAGGGGTTTGCCCGGTTTTTGTGCTACTCTATGAAAGTGTTTAACAGCGCCCTTCTCCTCCCAGATAGAGGGTAAATAATCAAATTTTCCTTTGGATACTCCCCCAGAGTAGATTAAAATATCATGGTTAGCGGTAGCTTGATCATAATGTTGACGAATTTCGTCGGGATCATCTTGGAGATGAGTTAGAGTAATATGGTTAAAACCTCGTTGCAGTAGAGAGGCTTTAAGAGCGTAAATATTGGACTTTCTAAGTTGATAGGGTTGCGGTATATCAGTGATTTCCACCAATTCGTTACCTGTAGAAATTAGGTTAATACGAGGGATTGCCATGGATTTGACTACATTTTTACCCATAGAAGCAATTATGCCCCAGCGCGCGCCGTGTAATTTCATTGCTGGTTGTAATATATTTGTTTCTGCTAGGCAATCACTACCTTTTTCATGGATAAATTGACCGCAAAAGCGCCCTTCCTCTTTCGCTATAATCGCACTTTTTTGCCTAATTTCGAGGTCTTCGTAAGGAATGACCAAATCAAAGCCCAATGGTAAAACAGCACCCGTCATGACTTCGATAGCGGTATCTAAGGGATAATTTTGAGGAGGTTGTCCAGCCCCGATAATACCTGAAATGATAAATTCCCTTTTTCCCTGCTGATACTGTTGCCATGATACCGCAATACCATCCATACGGGCGAGGGGCGCTGGGGGATAGTCTCGATCCGCGCTGACATTTTGAGCTAATGTGACAGAAGTTAATTCATCACAACTGGTGAAAGTTTCACCGAAGTTAAGCCAATTTTGATTAATTATTTCCGTGGCTGTTTTGACATCAATCATTTTGCTTCTTTCACTTTCAGTATGATAAATTTTACTTAATATTAGGTTGGTTTAATAACTTAATAGGCTGACAATATTAACATCTTAGGATTAGCCGTGCAATTTATTACACGGTAAGTAAATTATGAAGATACTATCTTAAAAAGCATTTTTCAAATAGAAAGCAACTTCAAATTTATATTTGTCATAGATAATACAGGAATCATTTAACAACTTAAATTGTTCTTGATCTGGATTTTCTGAACTTAAATAATAACGAAGACAAACAATATCAAAACGACAAGATACATCTTGATATTGAGGATTAACGCTTAAAAAAATTTCCGCAGTTAATCTTAATTTATTTTGTTTACTATCATTAACAGCTAAAAGCCCACCATGATCCCAATTATATTTTTTTCTGGTTTTAACTTCAATGAAAATCAAAAAATTATCATGATAAGCAATAATATCGATTTCTCCCCAACGACTGCGCCAACCACGATGTAATATTCTATACCCCTGACATTTTAACCAAAAATCAGTAACATCTTCACCCAGCGCCCCTACCCCTTTGCTTTTCATTGTTGTTTTATTTTTTAAGTTAACCTATTTTGACAAGGAGAAAGGGAGAAAGGGAGAAAGGGAGAAAGGGAAGAAGGGAGAAAGGGGAGGAGAGAAGTAAGAATTAATAAGTAATGGATGGCAGATGGAGAAATAATTATTCATTATCCATTGTCAATTATTAATTAACTTACTTCGTAAGTGTTTGATTTTATCTCTCAATTCTCCTGCTTTTTCAAACTCTAAATTTTTAGCACAGGTTTTCATCTCCTCTTCAAATTGTTTAATTAACTCAGGAATTTTATCAAGACTAATTTCTTCAATATGTTCATAAACTTGCTCTAATTGTTGAGAGTTTAAGCGCCTTGATATATCCAAAAACTCTAAAATGGAACTACTATAATTTTTATTAATTGATGTGGGAATAATATTATTTTTAATGTTATATTCCATCTGAATTTCTCGACGGCGATTAGTTTCATTTAACGCTTTTTCCATACTTTGAGTGAAATTATCAGCATATAAAATGGCTTGTCCTCGCACATGACGTGCCGCGCGCCCGATGGTTTGAATTAATGATTTTTCAGAACGCAAAAACCCTTCTTTATCAGCATCCATAATCACTACCAAAGAAACTTCAGGTAAGTCTAAACCCTCTCGTAATAGGTTAACTCCGATTAATACATCAAATTCACCACTACGCAAACTTTGCAAAATCTCTATTCTTTCTATGGACTTAATTTCTGAGTGTAAATACTGTACTTTTATTCCCCTTTCTTGTAAATAAGTGGTTAAATCTTCTGACATCTTTTTAGTTAAAGTAGTAATTAATACCCTTTCTTTTTGTTTTACTCTTTCTTTGATTTCTCCCAATAAGTCATCGATTTGATGTTGGGTAGGGCGTAAAAAGATTTCTGGGTCTAAAATACCTGTAGGGCGAATTATTTGCTCCGAAATTTTGCCTTCCGATTTTTCAATTTCCCATGGGCTAGGAGTGGCAGAAACAAATAAACATTGATTAACTTTTTGCCAAAATTCATCAGCTTTTAAAGGTCGATTGTCACGGGCGCTAGGTAAGCGAAAACCATGCTCAATTAACACTCCTTTACGGGCTTGATCACCGTTATACATTCCCCTAATTTGTGGTACTGTAACATGGGATTCATCTACTATTAATAACCAATCATCTGGAAAATAATCGATTAAACATTCCGGCGGTTGCCCTGATTTTCTACCTGTTAAATGGCGCGAATAATTCTCCACGCCATTACAGTATCCCACCTCTGTTAACATTTCTAAGTCATAACGGGTTTTTTGTTTGATGCGTTGTGCTTCTACTAATTTCCCCTCTTTTTCTAACTCTGTCACCCGTAAATCTAACTCCATGTTAATTTCTTCCAGCGCCCTCCCCAACTGCTCTTGAGGGGTAACGAAGTGTTTAGCAGGGTAGATGTTAATTCGCTCTAATTGCTCGATTATTGAGCCATCAACAGGGTCTAAAAGGGAAATTGCTTCGATTTCATCTCCGAAAAATTCGAGCCTAATAATGCGGTCTTCGTAGGCTGGGACGATTTCTAAAACATCCCCTTGCAGTCGAAAACTACCCCGTGATAGTTCAATATCATTGCGAGTATATTGAATGGTGACTAAATCGCGCAATAATTGACGGGGATCATATTCCTGATTAATTGCCAATTTGAGGGATGCTTTGAGATATTCTGAGGGGATACCCAAACCATAAATACAACTGATAGACGCTACCACGATAACATCTTGGCGCTCGAATAAGGAGCGAGTGGCGCTGTGGCGCAACATATCGATTTCATCATTAACCGAGGCGGTTTTTTCGATGTAGGTATCGGTAACGGGAATATATGCCTCGGGCTGGTAATAATCGTAATAACTGACGAAATATTCCACCGCATTATGAGGGAAAAATTGGCGTAATTCCTCACACAATTGCGCCGCTAGGGTTTTATTGTGCGCTAAAACTAGGGTTGGTTTGTGACACTGACTGATAATATTGGCGACAGTATAGGTTTTTCCCGTGCCTGTCGCACCTAATAAAGTATGAAAACGATCACCATTTTCCATGGCTTCCATAATAGATTTTATGGCACGGGGTTGATCTCCTGTGGGGTTGAAGGGCGCTTGTAATTTGAACATAAATTTTAGTGGAAGAAAATGTTAACAATCTAATTATTTCCATATTGATAAACTTCGCCAATTTTTAGGAAAACCCATTTTTTCAATACTAATATCAGGATATTCTTTTATTAATTTTTCCAAGTTAGTTAACCAATAACTATTCATAGTAATTTCATTTAAGCAGTAATTAATCATAAAAACTATTGCAAAAAATTTATCATTGTAAGGGACATCTTTTTTACATTTATTAATAATTTTAGGCTTGATAGTAAAAGTACGATTCCACAATCTACCATGATGAGCCGAGATATTTCTGAGATAAGATAAACTATGTAACCATGAATCAAGAATGGGATACGGAATATTAATTATTCTTGCTATTTCCTTTTTTAAATCTAAATCATTTAAATGTTTATAAACACGAGAAACACTACCAAAAGGTAATAATTGAAATACCATCCAACTAGGAGGCAAGTCTGGGCTAGTATATTTTTGATAATAGTGATTGATAAAAACTTCTGATTTTTTTAGAGAATTTTGAGAGTTATTTTTTATATTATGATAGTCAATATCTTCTTTTATTTTTTCAATAAATTTTTGATGATTAAATTTATTATCGAATAAATGCTTATCTTCATACCAATTCTTCCCATATTTTAAGGAAGATGTATCTGACACAACTGCCCTAACCGCTATTTCTATTCTTTCAATTGCATCTAAAACTAGCAAACGTAACTTGCGGTCAAATATATATATATTTAAAATATCTTCAAAAGTAACATTTTCTTGAAAATTGTGACTTTTCTCTTGTGTGTTGTTGACACAAAAAGGCAAAAAATAAGCGGATAAACGATAATAACCAATAAATCTTAAATGATGTTTGACCGAGATGATATTATTAATAATTAGTCCCCGACCGGTTAATAATTGTATCTGTTCTTCAATAGTCAGAGGGGGTTTAACAAACTCTTTTCCAGCTTTACTCAACTTATTCAGACTGTCCCAAATACTTAAAACCTACCGGGTGCGCATAATCTTAGAGGCGTGGTAGGTGTTGTTAGTCTTATTTTATCTCTATTTATGGTATTGTGTCAAGAAATTTTATAGTATTAAGTAAAGTGGCTCAAGCTATTGAGGAGATTACCGATAGAAATGTTAAAAGTAATCTAACGGCGGCGTGCGCTATTTTAGCTAACTTAGTTATTTCAGAAAACATTATTAAAGGTATTTTAAGGAGCGATATTATGCAAGAATCACCTATTTATCAAGAAATTTATCACGCTGGTGAGTTGAGAGGTGAATTAAAAGGCAAATTAGAGGGCAAATTAGAGATTGCGCTTAATTTACTAAAAAAAGGATTAACCATTAATGAAATTGTTGAGATAACTGGCTTATCTCTTAGTTTAGTTGAAAGTTTAAGCCCAAAAAATTAAAGTAAAACTTCATAACTGTTAATTTACCCTAAAGACACCACTTTTTCAGCATTCCCTACTTATTTTGATGATTTATCAATACCCTACTTTACGAGAAGGAAAACTTCTCAAACGTTACAAACGATTTTTAGCTGATATAGAGTTAGATAACGGTGAAATCATTACTGCCCATTGCGCCAATACTGGTCCTATGATTGGAGTATGTGATATTGGTAGTAAGGTGCAGGTATCTGTCAGCGATAATCCTAAGCGCAAGTTGCCTTACAGTTGGGAAATGATTGCGGTGGGTGAAAATTCTACTTGGGTGGGGATTAATACCAGTTTACCCAATCGCATTGTTAAAACTCTGTTAGAAAATCAACTGATTGAAAATTTAGCAGGAAAGTATGACAAGGTTAAAAGTGAAGTAAAATTTGGTCATGATGGCAAAAGTCGCATTGATTTTGTTTTGACTGGTGACAATAATCAACCGCCAATTTATTTAGAGGTCAAAAATACTACTTTAAGTGATGAACCTAATATCGTTTTATTTCCTGATACTGAGACTACCAGAGGGCAAAAACATTTACAAGAGTTAATTGCTTTAACCGCAGAAAATGTTATCCCTGTGATGCTTTATTTTATTAATCGTAATGATTGTGAATATTTCGCTGTGGGTAGTAAATATGATCTGAAATACGGAAATTTATTTGCTGAAGCGAGGGAAAAAGGGGTAATGATTCTGCCTTGTCGTTTTGAGGTTACTCCTCAAGGGGTTAGTTATTTGGGTTTAGCGAAGATTACCCCTGTTTTGTAATATTATGTTCAAGTAATCTGTTATGAAGGATTATATCTTCCTAATTTACCCACCGTGTAATGAATTACACGGCTAACGGTTTGATCGTTCAATAAATTGAACTAAGATGTTGATATTACTAATTTGTAAGTAATTAGGTAAAACTGGTCTAAAGTATTAGTTTTTGTATAAAAAAACTCACTTTAGTAGAGTTAAGCTATTGGTAATGAAATAAATTTTATGGTGAGATATGAGTAGTCACGCTATAGTCTTTTTAGATAAAAATGAGACAGTTTTATATTAGACATCTCCAATCATAGCTATTTTAAGGGCTGAAGCCTTTACTACAAGCAAATAAAAAATAAATTAGTCGATGTCTGTTGAAGTGAAATTGCTGTGGGTAAACTAAGACATTAGGAGGTTTAGAAAATGCCGAGAGTATTTGATAATCTTGATCAATCTTTATTAGAAGGGTTGCAAAATTCTTTTTTTTCTGCTTATAAAAGTGATTTTTGTATCGGTTATTTTAACCTCAGAGGTTGGCGGTTAATTGCTGATCAAATTGAGCAGTTTTCAGGGGAAGAAAATAATCAATGTCGTGTTTTGATTGGCATGCAAAAACTGCCTTCTAATCGTCTATATCAAGAGTTACAAATTATTACTCGTTCTAAAGATAAGTTTTCCCAAGGCAGAAGCGAAGATTTTAAAACTTTAATTGCTGGGGAATTTCGGCAACAATTAATGGCTGGTATTCCTACTAATGCTGATTACCAAGGATTACAGCAGTTAAAAAAACAACTAATTAATCAAAAAGTGGTTGTTAAATTACATTTACGTTATCCTCTCCATGCTAAACTTTATTTAATTCACCAGCGCGATCCAAACTTACCGATTATTGGTTATTTAGGTAGTAGTAATTTAACTTTTTCTGGTCTTAAAAGTCAAGGGGAATTAAATATTGATGTTTTAGATCATGATGCTACACAAAAGTTACAAGATTGGTTTGAAGGGCGCTGGGAAGATAATTTTTGCATGGATATTAGTGCAGAATTAGCTCAAATTATTGATGAAAGTTGGGCAACAGAAAAGTTAATTCCACCTTATTATATTTACCTGAAAATGGCTTATCATCTTTCCCAAGAAGCGAGAGATGGTTTAAGTCAGTATCAAATTCCGTCGGGTTTTCAGTTATTTAAGTTTCAGGAAGAGGCGGTGAAAATTGCGGCGCGTCATGTTAATCGCCGAGGTGGGGTAATTATTGGTGATGTGGTGGGTTTGGGTAAGACGATGATTGCTACTGCGGTGGCGCGTCTTTTAGAAGAAGATTTGGGGGTTAGCACTTTAATTATTTGCCCGAAAAATCTGGT
This window contains:
- the cysS gene encoding cysteine--tRNA ligase, which encodes MTHRSNITLYNTLTRQLEDFITLTPQEVKMYCCGITVYDYCHLGHGRTCIIWDVVRRYLQWRGYSVTYIQNFTDIDDKILNRAKRENTTMEAVSERFIQAYFEDMQQLNVQPADAYPRATHALDGIKNLIWELEQKGYAYATAGDVYYEVAKFASYGKLSGRKLDELQAGASGRVNQSEAVKKNPFDFALWKSAKPDEPSFESKWGEGRPGWHIECSAMVRDMLGETIDIHAGGNDLVFPHHENEIAQSEAVTGKPLANYWLHNGMVKVAGEKMSKSLGNFITIRELLAKYDPMAVRLFILQANYRKPIDFTEDAMASATNGWHTLLEGLTFADKYGKALNWTQKDEHSIIKSVQGAFCQEVDQDFNFASGLAILFDLAKELRREGNILTHEGQTTLSSQELGDKWHTLVTLAGVLGLEGRALDQSSSTDDITDNEIETLVQQRLEARKAKNYAEGDRIRDLLKEQGITLIDAPGGVTKWHR
- a CDS encoding diguanylate cyclase, with translation MSNAMKRARELVARYGGEEFAVILPHIDSPQALSLAKLMQENIRGNQTRGRFGGKVWRRRVCSNFISHLLGGSLSSCQAPL
- a CDS encoding GGDEF domain-containing protein, with translation MARYGGEEFVVILSHTCSEEASQVAKRLCDKVRSLNIPHESSSFGYVTISMGVVCQVPSSDETPEKLILKADNALYSAKHQGRNQFIIA
- a CDS encoding DUF1825 family protein encodes the protein MGFFDSEVVQQEAKQLFEDYQSLSRLGSEFGKFDREGKKIFIDKMENMMERYHIFMKRFELSDDFMAKMTVEQLKTQLGQFGTTPEQMFQQMHFTLERMKKEI
- a CDS encoding NINE protein gives rise to the protein MEQFSLDSFEGHGKKKIIAILLAFVGAIAPFGGLHKFYVGQPIWGAIYLFLGWHSPITRIACAVDAVLYIAQFSSQWGFQNNSATTTTITQINQQSLQAKSTVEIAEAIRQLESLRQEGLVSEYEFEQKRRQLLD
- the dndD gene encoding DNA sulfur modification protein DndD yields the protein MMIFKELILENFGPYRGRNIINLAPVTAENNAPIILIGGMNGGGKTTLLDSLKLALYGRRAECAQKNNSSYNDFLLKSINRHAKLGENTKIELTFEHLINDQWIELKIVRYWQHNVKDGKDNLGIIEGEFPDLNLIDHWDDYIEEVLPLGISNLFLFDGEQVKELAEKDTPSPLVISAMKSLLGLELADQLSIDLDVLISRKQKASLQEKEQKKLTQLEQELQALENNRKLLIKDLDNAEKQLKQAQKIYNKTSISFREEGNKIASKKSQLQQKREETNKQIEEVYCQLRQLASQSLPLNLILSALHQLKQQLAEEEENKKLISAHELLNIKDQELLIFLKDLNLSEEKYSKIKLYIDHKQKENQEKINIANNYLEGKEKDFLYIQSLLTYNLPNQQKKAQELIEKKQELNQELDNLDLIIAKTQSPKTYQELELAYNQAHQEVMNSKSQLEILKKERENLDRNITTKKKEVESYSNRKINDLDTQHLTEMMPKVKETLVLFKEKITQKKLNRLELEVTNSFRYLLHKSNFVQRIAIDEKDFSLSIYGTEGNQISKNRLSAGEKQLLAISLLWGLAKVTTRPLPVAIDTPLARLDSSHRHNLLERYFPSASHQVILLSTDTEIGEMEVQQLRQQEVINREYLLDYDSKTNETTIKNGYFF
- a CDS encoding molybdopterin molybdotransferase MoeA; its protein translation is MIDVKTATEIINQNWLNFGETFTSCDELTSVTLAQNVSADRDYPPAPLARMDGIAVSWQQYQQGKREFIISGIIGAGQPPQNYPLDTAIEVMTGAVLPLGFDLVIPYEDLEIRQKSAIIAKEEGRFCGQFIHEKGSDCLAETNILQPAMKLHGARWGIIASMGKNVVKSMAIPRINLISTGNELVEITDIPQPYQLRKSNIYALKASLLQRGFNHITLTHLQDDPDEIRQHYDQATANHDILIYSGGVSKGKFDYLPSIWEEKGAVKHFHRVAQKPGKPLWLGVDYERKTMIFGLPGNPVSSLVCLHRYILQNPPQYAKLTQDVIFEPNLTYFQPVKISYSEDATTSALPLAIKNSGEFIALAQSDGFIELPATKSHFYKGESFPLYLW
- a CDS encoding YraN family protein codes for the protein MKSKGVGALGEDVTDFWLKCQGYRILHRGWRSRWGEIDIIAYHDNFLIFIEVKTRKKYNWDHGGLLAVNDSKQNKLRLTAEIFLSVNPQYQDVSCRFDIVCLRYYLSSENPDQEQFKLLNDSCIIYDKYKFEVAFYLKNAF